In Desmospora profundinema, the sequence ACGCGTCCACCCCGGGTCCGATCAGCCCGTGGACCAAATCATGGCCCGCCCGGACAGCAGCACTGGCATCCGACCCGTAGTGAGGATAGATATCCAGTTTATAATGGAGCCCCTCCTCCTCCGCCAACGCTGCCAACCGGTTGCGAAAGTGGTAATGGTACGGACCGCTGGAATCTTTCACGCAGATGGAAACACTGTGTTCATCCGTGTTTTGCCCATCCCCGATGGCCCCCATGTCCACCGCCAGAAATTCTTTCACTCCAGCGGGAATCGTCGCATTGGCGCCAAATCCCACTTCTTCGTATGTGCTGAAATAAACATGGGAGACACACGGCAGATACTCCTCGCTGGAGGCCGTATCCAGGATCAATTCCAGCAGAATAGCGGCGCTGGCCTTGTCATCCATATGACGGCCTTTGATATAACCGCTCTCCAGCGTCTCCACCCTGGGATCAAATGAAACGAAGTCTCCCACGCCAATGCCTAGCCGACTCACATCATCGGCATCGGTCACAGCCACATCGAGGCGGATCTCCATATTCTCCTGATTCCGCTCCTGTTTGGCGGCGTCATCGTACACATGCACCGACGTGTGTGTGGGCAGCACCGTGCCCGTCACCTCCCGCCCCTTCCGTGTATGTACGGTACAGTAGACGCCTTCAATAGAGTTCCAGGTGAAGCCCCCGATCCGGGTAAGCCTCAACCGGCCGTCCGCTTTGATCTCCTTTACCATCCCCCCAAGCGTGTCCACATGAGCAGTCAACAAACGTTGGGGAGACCCCTCTTTCCCGGGAAGAGTGACCAGGAGTCCTCCTTTGTAATCCCGCCGCAACTGGATATCATCCCTTGCCGCTTGCAATCGTTTCTCCAAATATTGAACCACTTTCTCCGTGTATCCGGTGGGAGAAGGGATGCAAACCAAATCGACCAGGGTGTCCACCACTGCTTTCTCAGGCCATTTCTTCAACCATACCACCACTTTCGTTCATCGGTAGGAATAATAAAAAAACAAATCTCGTTTATTATAACAAGCGCCATGATTCTGGCCCTGTCACTCTTGCGAAAAAACGATCTCCACCCCTGTGGAGGAATGGAGATCGATGGCGTCCCGACATGTTCAGGCCCACTTTGAATCAAGCCTGTTCGATTGCGGAGGCCAGCTCTTTGAGGCAGTCTTCACACACGTTTTTATTACGATAGGAGACCACATTCTCCACCTGTCCACAAAATAGACAGGAGGGGCTGTACTTCTTTAGGATAACATTTGTCCCATCCACGTATATTTCCAGGGGATCTCTCACATCAATGTCCATGGTACGCCTCAATTCGACCGGCAACACGATCCGCCCCAGCTCGTCCACTTTACGGACGATTCCCGTGGCTTTCATCGTCACACCTCCGTTTGGCTAATATGGACGCTACCCCTTCTATACCACAATGTTCCGTTTCGTAATCCTCCACCATGATCGCCTATGTCCATCCCCCTCATATCTTTAAAAAAATCACCTCCTTATTGAGGATGGATAGACAAAAGCGGAGAAAGGGGATTGATCCTTCCATCTCGAATATACACTACCAACGCATTCTAAAAACTTGTAGAAAAAAAGAGGTGAACTCATTTGCAAGAATCTTTAATGAATTTGATCGATGCTGTCAACGCTTTTGTCTGGGGATGGCCCACCCTGGTCCTCTTGGTGGGAACCGGAATTTTCCTCACCATCCGGTTGGGTTTTTGGCAATTTTACACCCTTCCTTACGGTTTAAAGCTCGCTTTCTCCCCCCGATCCCAGGACCAAAAATCCAAAGGGGACATTTCCCACTTCCAATCTTTGATGACTGCGCT encodes:
- a CDS encoding M42 family metallopeptidase; the encoded protein is MKKWPEKAVVDTLVDLVCIPSPTGYTEKVVQYLEKRLQAARDDIQLRRDYKGGLLVTLPGKEGSPQRLLTAHVDTLGGMVKEIKADGRLRLTRIGGFTWNSIEGVYCTVHTRKGREVTGTVLPTHTSVHVYDDAAKQERNQENMEIRLDVAVTDADDVSRLGIGVGDFVSFDPRVETLESGYIKGRHMDDKASAAILLELILDTASSEEYLPCVSHVYFSTYEEVGFGANATIPAGVKEFLAVDMGAIGDGQNTDEHSVSICVKDSSGPYHYHFRNRLAALAEEEGLHYKLDIYPHYGSDASAAVRAGHDLVHGLIGPGVDASHAFERTHKDALENTYRLLKRYIHSPI
- a CDS encoding AbrB/MazE/SpoVT family DNA-binding domain-containing protein — encoded protein: MKATGIVRKVDELGRIVLPVELRRTMDIDVRDPLEIYVDGTNVILKKYSPSCLFCGQVENVVSYRNKNVCEDCLKELASAIEQA